The DNA window GAGTCGCGGCCGACAATCGCCGTGCGGCCCGCGGCCATGGCTTCCAGGCACACGTTCGGGAAATTCTCGAAAATCGACGGAAACACGCAAAACAGCGCCGCGCGGTAGTACTCGTACAACTCCGCGGGAGGAATGTTCTCGACAAAATGGATGCGGGATCGAAACCTCGCGTCGATGCGCTCGCAGAGATACTCCTTCATGGAGCCGCCGCCGGGCCGCGTCGTCGTGTCGCCGCCGACCAACACCAGTTCGGCATCCGCGAATTCACCCAGCGCCCGCTGCGCCGCGTCCACGAGGGTGATCACGCCCTTGCGCCGCTCCAGCCGCCCGACGTACAGCATGCGCCGGCCCGTCGGTGGGGCCGCTTCGTCGAGCACGCCGTCGGCGAAAAAGGGATGATGCACGACCGTTACCGGCGCCGCGAGCGCCACGCCCGCTTCCACCCGCACGGCCATGGGCGAACAGGGCGCACAAACCCCGTCGGCGAGGGCCAGTTGCAGCTTCTCCAACAAGGCCCCCGGCAGGGGCGGCTGGCCGTTGAGTTCCTGCAGCACCCACGTGGGGGTGTGACTGTTGACGACCATGGGCACGGTCCACTGCCAGTCCAGCGCCAACATCCAGCCGGGCGCCTCCCACTCGGGGAACTCGACGACATCTAGTTCGTGGTCGGCCGCCCATTCCAACAACGCGCCGCGAAACAGCGAAGCCACCTGGAACCATGCCTGGGCCGCGGTCCACGATCCCTGAAATCCGGCGTGTTGAATTTCGGTTGGCTCGAACGGCTCTCGATGCACGGTCACGCCCGGCGGATCGGCGTGCCGGTCGTCTGTCCCGGTGCGCACGGTAAACACGTGTACCTCGTGTCCGGCTTCGGCGAACGCCCGGCTCATCTGGTAGACATACGTGCCCACACCACCGCCGAAAAACGGTGGGTATTCCCGCGAGACCATGCCGATTTTCATGGCTGCGCCTTGTCG is part of the Candidatus Lernaella stagnicola genome and encodes:
- a CDS encoding glycosyltransferase; its protein translation is MKIGMVSREYPPFFGGGVGTYVYQMSRAFAEAGHEVHVFTVRTGTDDRHADPPGVTVHREPFEPTEIQHAGFQGSWTAAQAWFQVASLFRGALLEWAADHELDVVEFPEWEAPGWMLALDWQWTVPMVVNSHTPTWVLQELNGQPPLPGALLEKLQLALADGVCAPCSPMAVRVEAGVALAAPVTVVHHPFFADGVLDEAAPPTGRRMLYVGRLERRKGVITLVDAAQRALGEFADAELVLVGGDTTTRPGGGSMKEYLCERIDARFRSRIHFVENIPPAELYEYYRAALFCVFPSIFENFPNVCLEAMAAGRTAIVGRDSGMVEMIGEAGVPVAPEDPDSLATEMIALLGDPERAATLGRRAFDRVRDVFAPEKMAARRVAFYQSIIDQVGARSSLQKRLARVALPVWREVMPEYAAAFRVLLEGCADEDESASPADRVLRKVRAHAPWPERPLRAALYGGGQHTRKLAPYFGRLAERGLEIALILDDDPRRAGQDIAGVKIAPPSAAIEQGVDIVVLSSDAAEPMLWEKSRPLRAAGLPVVRLYAPDD